A section of the Dehalobacter sp. DCM genome encodes:
- the rnpM gene encoding RNase P modulator RnpM, translating into MKVRKIPMRMCLGCQEMKPKKELLRIVKTPEGHLEFDPTSKKNGRGAYLCNNKDCLTKAIKNHRFEKTFEAKPTPDMLAEIERQMNTS; encoded by the coding sequence ATGAAGGTAAGAAAGATCCCTATGCGCATGTGTCTTGGCTGTCAGGAAATGAAACCGAAAAAAGAATTGTTGCGGATCGTAAAAACACCCGAAGGCCATTTGGAATTTGATCCAACTTCCAAGAAAAACGGGCGTGGAGCTTACCTGTGTAATAATAAGGATTGTTTAACCAAAGCCATCAAAAATCATCGCTTTGAAAAAACATTTGAGGCAAAACCAACACCGGATATGCTGGCCGAAATCGAAAGGCAGATGAATACGTCATGA
- the rimP gene encoding ribosome maturation factor RimP, with protein MNASILNKVRQLAEPYVAELGLELVDVEYVREGAYWYLRIYIDKEGGVDIDDCTEVSRKMNDVLDKANLISQAYMLEVSSPGIERPLKKREDYEKYKGELVSIYPKELYQGYNCFTGNLVGLVDDQVVLEYEGQQIAIPLAQIERAHLSFDF; from the coding sequence ATGAACGCTTCTATTCTGAATAAGGTAAGACAATTGGCCGAACCGTATGTTGCGGAACTGGGGCTGGAATTAGTCGATGTTGAGTATGTCAGGGAAGGTGCCTATTGGTATCTCCGTATTTATATCGATAAAGAGGGCGGCGTCGATATTGACGATTGTACTGAAGTCAGCCGTAAGATGAACGATGTTTTGGATAAAGCCAATCTGATATCCCAGGCTTATATGCTCGAAGTCTCTTCGCCGGGGATCGAAAGGCCCTTGAAGAAGCGGGAGGATTACGAAAAATATAAAGGAGAACTCGTCAGTATTTACCCGAAAGAACTCTATCAGGGTTATAACTGTTTTACCGGCAATCTGGTCGGACTGGTTGATGATCAGGTCGTACTTGAATATGAAGGACAGCAAATAGCAATACCCTTGGCCCAGATCGAGAGGGCACATTTATCTTTTGATTTTTAA
- the nusA gene encoding transcription termination factor NusA: protein MNMEFIEAIHELEKEKGISTEILFEAIEAALISAYKKNFSSLQNVRVHIDRVNGEIKVYARKNIVEEVEDARTQIALEEAKKLDPNYVLDDVVEFEVTPRDFGRIAAQTAKQVVVQRIREAERGMIYDEYINREGDIVTGIVQRYEQRNVIVDLGKVEAVLPASEQNPGESYQPFERIKAYVVEVKKTTKGPQILLSRTHPGLIKRLFELEVPEIHDGIVEIKAVAREAGARSKIAVYSKDKNVDPVGACVGPKGSRVQNIVNELKGEKMDIINWSLDPIEFVSNALSPAKVLGVYPRYDDKVTLVVVPDYQLSLAIGKEGQNARLAAKLTGWKIDIKNETQAVAQNLIPPEEYLDETGEGEYYEEYDEYEDGDYTDEYPEGEYSDYDEEGYDEYAEEGYESDDYSEPAEGYTEYEEDYEEGYEEYAEGEYTEYDNDQYEPVEESEAYGEFVPVDYIEDEETAAFPVSDTQTDDGDDVGTKPKKTKSSKK, encoded by the coding sequence ATGAACATGGAGTTTATTGAAGCTATTCACGAACTAGAGAAAGAAAAAGGTATTTCTACGGAAATATTATTTGAAGCAATTGAAGCAGCACTTATTTCAGCATATAAAAAGAATTTTTCATCTTTACAGAATGTAAGGGTCCATATAGACCGTGTCAATGGCGAGATTAAAGTTTACGCCCGCAAAAATATCGTGGAAGAAGTAGAAGATGCCCGCACGCAAATCGCTTTAGAAGAAGCAAAGAAGCTCGATCCCAACTATGTATTAGACGATGTGGTCGAATTCGAAGTCACTCCCCGTGACTTTGGACGGATTGCTGCCCAGACGGCAAAACAAGTCGTTGTTCAAAGAATACGCGAAGCTGAACGGGGAATGATTTATGATGAATATATTAATCGTGAAGGCGATATCGTCACGGGGATCGTTCAGCGGTATGAACAACGCAATGTCATTGTGGACCTGGGCAAGGTTGAAGCGGTACTGCCGGCATCAGAGCAGAACCCCGGTGAATCCTATCAGCCGTTTGAAAGAATCAAGGCCTACGTCGTTGAGGTCAAGAAAACAACCAAAGGGCCGCAGATTCTGCTGTCACGTACGCATCCCGGTCTTATTAAACGCTTATTCGAATTGGAAGTCCCTGAGATTCATGACGGCATTGTCGAAATCAAAGCCGTCGCCAGGGAAGCCGGAGCGCGTTCAAAGATCGCCGTATACTCCAAGGATAAAAATGTCGACCCGGTCGGCGCCTGCGTCGGACCCAAAGGAAGCAGGGTTCAAAACATCGTCAATGAACTTAAAGGCGAAAAAATGGATATCATCAATTGGTCCCTCGATCCCATCGAGTTTGTATCCAATGCGCTTTCGCCGGCCAAAGTATTGGGCGTTTATCCGCGTTATGACGATAAGGTCACCTTGGTCGTTGTTCCGGATTATCAATTATCCTTGGCCATTGGCAAAGAGGGCCAGAATGCAAGGCTTGCAGCCAAGCTGACTGGTTGGAAAATCGATATCAAAAATGAAACTCAGGCTGTGGCCCAAAATCTTATTCCGCCTGAAGAATACCTGGATGAGACTGGGGAAGGCGAATATTACGAAGAATATGACGAATATGAGGATGGCGACTACACAGACGAATATCCTGAAGGTGAATATTCGGATTATGACGAAGAAGGCTATGACGAGTATGCTGAAGAAGGCTATGAGTCCGACGACTATAGCGAGCCTGCCGAAGGTTACACGGAATATGAAGAAGATTATGAAGAGGGCTACGAGGAATACGCAGAAGGTGAATACACTGAATATGATAATGATCAGTATGAACCCGTCGAAGAAAGTGAAGCGTACGGTGAGTTTGTGCCTGTAGATTATATCGAAGATGAAGAAACAGCGGCATTCCCTGTATCGGATACCCAAACAGACGACGGCGATGACGTCGGGACGAAACCGAAGAAAACGAAATCGTCCAAAAAGTAA
- a CDS encoding L7Ae/L30e/S12e/Gadd45 family ribosomal protein produces the protein MTPKTLSLLGMARRAGKITSGESQVEAYLKKEKGFLLLIAADSPGAVSKYRRWAEDSHIPVLIDGTKQELGTAIGLSPRALILVMDEGFAQAIIKSGTVS, from the coding sequence ATGACGCCGAAAACCCTTTCACTGTTGGGAATGGCTCGGAGGGCAGGAAAGATAACCTCCGGTGAATCGCAAGTAGAAGCTTATTTGAAAAAAGAAAAAGGTTTTTTACTTCTGATTGCAGCCGACTCTCCCGGAGCGGTAAGTAAATATCGGCGATGGGCCGAAGACAGCCATATCCCCGTACTCATCGATGGCACAAAACAGGAACTGGGTACGGCCATCGGTTTATCACCCAGGGCACTTATACTTGTTATGGATGAAGGATTTGCCCAAGCTATTATTAAATCAGGAACAGTTTCCTGA